TTTATAAGAACTTATTTTGTGTAAATCATACCATTTTAGTTTCATAAGGAAAACTGATATAGAACCTAAAAACAATCAATTTTACCCCAAACACTTTTGCTCATAATCTAACTGGGCTTAAGCAAGACGGGTTAGCTCATATTCCTTAAGCATTTTTATAACCAATACTTAAGGAGGACAAATGAGTTCTAATCTCAGTCCAAATACAACTGGACAATTTAATCCCAGCGAAATGATGGAACAAGCGGCTTATTACGCACTGGCTAAATCGAAGAAGCCAACAAGCATGGTAATTGGCTTAGCCATTATGGCTGGTGTCTTTATCGGGATAGCATTCATTTTCTATACAACGGTAACGACAGGCAATACAGAAACTGGTTGGGGTATCAGTCGTTTTGCTGGTGGCTTAGCTTTTAGTTTAGGTTTGATCCTAGTTGTTATCGGTGGCGGTGAATTATTTACAAGCTCGGTTTTATCAGCAATCGCTGTAGCAAATAGACAAATCAGTTTTGGCAAAATGCTAGGGATCTGGGGAAAAGTATATATCGGTAACTTTATTGGTGCTGGTTTATTACTCGCTCTTGTGGTTTCAGCAGGTATGTACCAAAACGACGGTGGTCAATGGGGTTTGAACGCGCTAAATATCGCTCAACATAAATTGCATCACCAACCGCTAGAAGCATTTGCTCTGGGTATTTTATGTAATTTATTAGTGTGTTTGGCTGTGTGGTTAACCTTCTGCTCAACCAATATGCTCACTAAAGCAGTAATGGTTATTTTACCTGTTGCAATGTTTGTTAGTAGTGGCTTTGAGCACTGTGTTGCAAACATGTTTATGGTTCCTTTAGGTATTGCGATTCAACAACTTGCTCCGCCTGAGTTTTGGCTTGCAGTCGGTGCAACACCTGAACAATACGCAGACTTAAATATCGTTAATTTTATTACAGCGAACTTAATCCCTGTAACGTTAGGAAATATCGTTGGTGGTGCTGGTCTTGTTGGTTTGGCTTACTGGTCAATCTTCACTCGCCCTCAATTAAAAGCAGTAGAAACATCACAAATTACACCACTATTTACAGAATCTGACTCTAAGGAAATGATCAAAATGAACGCGAACAAAACAGTAAATCAATTTATGGATGTTAACACTTACGTTCTTCAACCAGAAATGCCTGTAGAAGTTGCACTGGATAACCTATTAGACCGCCATCTTTCAGGTGCAATCGTTGTAAACAGTCATAGTGAAGTGGTTGGTTTCTTCTCTGAGCATGATGTATTAGTTGAACTATGGTGTGAAGATTATCTACCAGAAAAAGGTCGTACTGTTGCTGATTTAATGAAAACAGACATCACAAGCATCTCACCTAAAGACACACTACTGCAGCTAGCTGAGTTCTACGCGATTGATAAACCAAAGCTTTACCCAACAACAGACATGGGCATTGCAACTAGCTACAGCACACTATCAATTAATGACCGCGCTCGTGACATGCGTGTTTCTAAACCACGTATCTTACCTGTGATTGAAAACAATCAATTAGTTGGCGTAGTTACTCGTGAAGATGTTGTTAGTCAGTTACGCTCTATCTACGGTGAACGTATGGAAGCGGTAAAAACTGAAGAAGTTGATGCTATCGTAGCTTAATAAAATAACAACGTACGGTTGGCAAATAAAAAGGGCTTCTAATATTAGAAGCCCTTTTCTATTAATTATTACGGTTCTTTATATATGTATCTTGAAGAATATACATGCGCTTAATGTCACTGTATTCTCCATTTACGAAAATCTCTTTAATCAAATGCCCTTCTTCAACAAATCCACATTTTTCATATAAATGAATCGCTTTTTCATTGTTTACCGCAACGTGCAAATAAACTTTATGTAAATTCAAAATAGTAAATGCGTAATTTAAGGCTTTATTGATTAATCCACGCGCATAACCACAACCTTGAAAATCTGGTGCGATGATAATTTGAAATTCAGCATTACGGTGAATGGAGTTAATTTCAACTAATTCAACTAAACCAATTGATTGTTGCTGTGCATTTTCAGCGATAAAACGACGCTCATTACTATCATGAATATGCTTACGAAATAGGTCTTCTAGTTCGTAATATGATTCATACGGTTCTTCAAACCAATATGACATGATTGATCTATTGTTGTTCAATTGGTGAATAAAACGAAGATCGGTTTGCTCAAGAGCACGTAGTCGGATTTCATTATCCATGTTATTTTCCATTTATGAATAAAAAGAGTATTCACAGCAGTCAATATCGCAAGCACTGCTGATTTTTCAGAAAATATCACTATTTATTGAAAACAGAAACAACTATTTCAATTATAAATAATTAAATCACCATCGCCTATTTGCCCGCTCTAATCATATAGTTAAGACATTAACGACACACTGTTATTGTCTTTATATACTTTTTCATGATCTTGAAACAATATAAAACCATTTTATACAGACATAAAAAAACCGAGCTACATGAGCTCGGTTTTTATTTTAATTCTTTGCTAAGGATTAACCTTCGCTACGCTCGCTGCGACCACGGCCACGACCGCCTGGTGCACGCTCGCCACGGTGACTACCACGGTGATCACCACCTTTGTTGCGATCAAAACGACGTTCGCCACCACGGCCACCTTCACGGTTTCCGCCTTCACGATTACCACGGTAACCACCACGGCTGTTACCGCCACGGTTTTCATCACGGCCACCACCAGTACGTGGACGACGTTCGATTGTTAGGTCAACACCTTCAACAACAACCGCTTTTGTTTCGTTTTGACGAATACGTAGTTTCTTAAGTTTGCCAGCAACATCTGCAGACATTTTCTTAGGAAGTTGTACATATGTGTGGCCAGGAGCAAGTTTGATTGCACCGATAGAACCTTTAGTGAAACCAAGTTCGTTAGCTAGAGCACCTACGATGTCTTTAACTTGTACGCCTTGCTCACGACCAACTTCTAATTGGTACGTATCGAAATCATCGTTATTGTATTGACGACGTTCACCACGCTCAGGACGATCACCACGGCCGCCGCGTTCACCACGTTCGCCACGATCAGAACGACGGTTCTTCGCACGTTCCATAGCTGCGATCATTGGGTCTGGACCTTTGTAGAATAAAGGACGCTTACCTTGTTGACGCTTAAGAAGCATAGCAGCAATAGTAGTTGCATCAATTTCTAATGTTTCTTGAAGTTTATTGATTAAATCAGTAAACGCATCAAGAGCAACGAATTCTTTATCAGCTTGAAGCTCAGCAGCTAATGCAGCTAGACGAGATTCAGCAACTTGGTCACGGTGTGGAAGTTGAATTTCTTCCATAGTTGACTTAGTTACACGCTCAATTGTGCGAAGCATACGCATTTGGTTTGTGCGAACTAAAAGAATCGCTTTACCTTTACGTCCTGCACGACCTGTACGACCGATACGGTGGATGTAAGACTCAACATCAAATGGGATATCGTAGTTGAATACGTGAGTAATACGTGGAACATCAAGACCACGAGCAACTACGTCAGTAGCAACTAGAATATCGATAACGCCATTTTTGATGTTATCAACAGTACGTTCACGTTGAGACTGAGGAATATCACCGTGCAGTGCAGCAGCTTTAAAGCCACGAGCAGATAACCAATCAGCTAGACGCTCAGTATCTTGACGAGTACGAACGAATACGATTGATGCATCAGTTTCTTCAGTTTCAAGTAGACGAGACATTGCTTCGTCTTTTTCTACGCCTTTAACAACCCAGAAGTTTTGCTCTACTTTATCAACAGTGTGGTTAGTACCAGCAACGTCAACACGAGCAGGATCACGTAGGTAACGGTCAACAATTGTTTTAACCATTGGAGGCATAGTTGCAGAGAATAGGATACGTTGAGCTGTATCTGGTGCTTTTTCAAGAATCCAAGTTACATCATCAACAAAGCCCATTTTAAGCATTTCATCTGCTTCATCTAGGATGAACGTATGAACTTCGCCTAGGTTTAGACGGTCACGGTTTAATAAATCTTTAACACGGCCAGGAGTACCAACGATGATATGAGCACCGCGGCTTAGAGCACGCATTTGATCAACGATAGATGCACCACCGTAGATCTCTAAAACTTTAAGACCCTTGATGTTACGACCAAGGTTTTTAACTTCAGCAGCAACCTGAATAGCAAGTTCACGCGTTGGAGCCATGATAATTGCTTGTGGGTTATGTTGCTTAAGATTGATTTTGTTTAATAGTGGTAAAGAGAATGCAGCTGTTTTACCAGTACCTGTTTGCGCTTTACCAAGAGCATCACGGCCTTCTAGAAGTAGAGGAATCGAAGCTGCTTGAATAGGAGTTGGAGCTACAAAGCCCATATCATCAAGTGCAGATAAGATTGACTCGTCTAAAGCCAGTTGGCGAAATTCAGTAATAGATTCTGACATTGGGATCCCAATAATTAATCATATAAAAAAGGTCCCATTTGCTCAGCAAGTTCCATACACACACACAAGCTCTCGGGACAGGACAGGTTAATTCAACTTAAATTATAGAAAGTGGATTAACTCAGGGCGCGCATAATGCCCTAATACGGCAAGAATTACCAGAAAAAATTGAGCGAGTTCACAAATTTAGCTTCATTTTCTTAGATTTGGTAGTTTTTTGTACTTTAAATGTTCTTTTTTGTACATTTCGTCCAAGTTTTCTAGTAATCAATTAGGTGCAATAGTAAAATTACTTCGTTATTTCTCTATTATAATGAAGGCTCATGTTTCAAGATAACCCACTACTTGCGCAATTGAAGCAGCAAATACAAGAAAAACTCCCAAAAAAAGAAGGCACCATCAAAGCAACTGAACGTGGCTTTGGCTTCTTAGAATCAGATGATAAGAAAAAAAGCATCTTTATCCCACCAGCACAAATGAAAAAAGTTATGCATGGTGACAAAGTAGTGGCTCTTATTCGTACAGAGAATGAAAAAGAGCAAGCAGAACCGGATCAATTAATCGAACAATCAATTACACGATTTATTGGCCGTATTCAGATGTTTAAAAAACGTCTACAAGTAATGCCTGATCACCCTAGTTTAAAAAATGCTATTAAGGCAAAGACTCGCAAAGGCGTAAACCCTGAGACACTTAAAGAAGGTGACTGGGTTGTTGCAGAGTTAACTCAACACCCATTAAAAGGGGATCAAGGCTTTCAATGTGATATTACCCATAAAATCACTGACAGTGATGACAAGATTGCACCTTGGTGGGTAACTCTAGCTCAAAACGATTTACCTAACTCAGAGCCTGAGGGTATTGAGCATTGGGAAATTAAAGACGACGCTGATTTAGTTCGTGTCGATATGACAGCAACCCCATTCGTAACTATTGATGGCGAATCAACCAAAGATATGGATGATGCGTTATATATCAAAAAGCTTGAAAATGGTTCATTTGAACTAACTATTGCTATTGCAGATCCTACCGCTTATATCACACCAGATGACAGTATGGATAAAGTGGCACGTGAACGTGGTTATACGATCTACCTACCGGGTCGTAATATTCCTATGTTACCTCGTGATTTAAGTGATGAGTTATGTTCTTTAATTGAAGGCCAAGAACGCCCTGCTCTTTGCTGTACAGTACTGGTTGATGCTAACGGCAATATCCAAGAAGAAAGCATCAACTTTTTTGCAGCAACGATCAAATCACATGCTCGTTTAGCTTATGACCATGTTTCTGATTTCTTAGAAACGGGCTCTTGTGATAAATGGCAACCAAATGACACCATCGCACAAGTC
The window above is part of the Aliivibrio fischeri ATCC 7744 = JCM 18803 = DSM 507 genome. Proteins encoded here:
- the focA gene encoding formate transporter FocA; protein product: MSSNLSPNTTGQFNPSEMMEQAAYYALAKSKKPTSMVIGLAIMAGVFIGIAFIFYTTVTTGNTETGWGISRFAGGLAFSLGLILVVIGGGELFTSSVLSAIAVANRQISFGKMLGIWGKVYIGNFIGAGLLLALVVSAGMYQNDGGQWGLNALNIAQHKLHHQPLEAFALGILCNLLVCLAVWLTFCSTNMLTKAVMVILPVAMFVSSGFEHCVANMFMVPLGIAIQQLAPPEFWLAVGATPEQYADLNIVNFITANLIPVTLGNIVGGAGLVGLAYWSIFTRPQLKAVETSQITPLFTESDSKEMIKMNANKTVNQFMDVNTYVLQPEMPVEVALDNLLDRHLSGAIVVNSHSEVVGFFSEHDVLVELWCEDYLPEKGRTVADLMKTDITSISPKDTLLQLAEFYAIDKPKLYPTTDMGIATSYSTLSINDRARDMRVSKPRILPVIENNQLVGVVTREDVVSQLRSIYGERMEAVKTEEVDAIVA
- the speG gene encoding spermidine N1-acetyltransferase, translated to MDNEIRLRALEQTDLRFIHQLNNNRSIMSYWFEEPYESYYELEDLFRKHIHDSNERRFIAENAQQQSIGLVELVEINSIHRNAEFQIIIAPDFQGCGYARGLINKALNYAFTILNLHKVYLHVAVNNEKAIHLYEKCGFVEEGHLIKEIFVNGEYSDIKRMYILQDTYIKNRNN
- a CDS encoding DEAD/DEAH box helicase: MSESITEFRQLALDESILSALDDMGFVAPTPIQAASIPLLLEGRDALGKAQTGTGKTAAFSLPLLNKINLKQHNPQAIIMAPTRELAIQVAAEVKNLGRNIKGLKVLEIYGGASIVDQMRALSRGAHIIVGTPGRVKDLLNRDRLNLGEVHTFILDEADEMLKMGFVDDVTWILEKAPDTAQRILFSATMPPMVKTIVDRYLRDPARVDVAGTNHTVDKVEQNFWVVKGVEKDEAMSRLLETEETDASIVFVRTRQDTERLADWLSARGFKAAALHGDIPQSQRERTVDNIKNGVIDILVATDVVARGLDVPRITHVFNYDIPFDVESYIHRIGRTGRAGRKGKAILLVRTNQMRMLRTIERVTKSTMEEIQLPHRDQVAESRLAALAAELQADKEFVALDAFTDLINKLQETLEIDATTIAAMLLKRQQGKRPLFYKGPDPMIAAMERAKNRRSDRGERGERGGRGDRPERGERRQYNNDDFDTYQLEVGREQGVQVKDIVGALANELGFTKGSIGAIKLAPGHTYVQLPKKMSADVAGKLKKLRIRQNETKAVVVEGVDLTIERRPRTGGGRDENRGGNSRGGYRGNREGGNREGGRGGERRFDRNKGGDHRGSHRGERAPGGRGRGRSERSEG
- a CDS encoding exoribonuclease II — its product is MFQDNPLLAQLKQQIQEKLPKKEGTIKATERGFGFLESDDKKKSIFIPPAQMKKVMHGDKVVALIRTENEKEQAEPDQLIEQSITRFIGRIQMFKKRLQVMPDHPSLKNAIKAKTRKGVNPETLKEGDWVVAELTQHPLKGDQGFQCDITHKITDSDDKIAPWWVTLAQNDLPNSEPEGIEHWEIKDDADLVRVDMTATPFVTIDGESTKDMDDALYIKKLENGSFELTIAIADPTAYITPDDSMDKVARERGYTIYLPGRNIPMLPRDLSDELCSLIEGQERPALCCTVLVDANGNIQEESINFFAATIKSHARLAYDHVSDFLETGSCDKWQPNDTIAQVVTELYEFAQVRTTWRETHAVIFPDRPDYRFELSEDNDVIAIHADMRRTANKLVEEAMVTANICAGKTLRAAFNMGVFNSHAGIKSDKLKDVVEIVNQLDGVEFTEEQIATLEGFSELRRLLGKQPTSYLDARIRKFQTYSETGNEPLPHYAMGLDIYATWTSPIRKYSDMINHRMLKAHILGKEPVQRPDDIVGEELALSRRFHRMAERNVSDWLYCRTLASEVEKETKFTAEIFDINRAGMRVRLIENGAAAFIPGSLIVDNKERIECNADQGIISIDKHETFKLGDQLPVVLAEVKEDTRNMVAKPLQAFPAPESEEAPVVESEDKTTNANA